A genomic window from Bacteroidota bacterium includes:
- a CDS encoding T9SS type A sorting domain-containing protein → MQLFIVSLFGMVGTLFSQVTEDWVSPDFYYGLDGSAVVTDAADNTYALSDIFFGDIYLTKRGTDGTILWTATYDNTTPSQWELAGDVAIDVNGDAIVTGYTNTGFGTDWFPVQMVTMKFNGDDGSLIWRKTYSTGVAYRGRKILTDASGNIYVGGDVNAWMLYHGEVGTMMVKKYDTDGNDIWTVIEDAAGNDFGGTLLKMQFAPDGNIVIGAYGTSLAKITTAGTVLWHTSGIVNGLVSFDIDPSGNIFTASHATFGTPPFISSNFVVTKFNSSGTLLWTNNYDFGHEEFSRQIVCDNSGGAYITGYGDLYFDWYTFRIDATGNMLWSQVYDEHTGNDEIPKMMVKDNSGNIYITGQGGPWPGYFWLSLVQMVTIKYTPDGVEEWIALHTDYSNTGSAICLASDNSIYALGQQYAVLIHYNQVIATPCSTPTGLFTNNITSSQARFNWTLVPEAVQYEIWYKKVTAATWKIKFVVGTKNKLNVKSLQADKNYVWKIRSICADGLVSEFSAEQPFTTLPLREGEIADASTIHVYPNPANDIVYIHADDAAIKSATIFDMSGQMVITSNNNLSNGIDVSNLPSGMYLIRIETETSVVNEQLIINK, encoded by the coding sequence ATGCAACTGTTTATTGTGTCGCTGTTTGGAATGGTAGGCACATTGTTTTCCCAAGTTACCGAAGATTGGGTATCTCCCGACTTTTATTATGGATTGGATGGAAGTGCCGTAGTAACGGACGCTGCAGACAATACCTATGCCTTAAGTGATATCTTTTTTGGAGATATTTATTTGACAAAAAGAGGCACCGACGGTACCATATTGTGGACGGCAACTTATGATAACACCACACCATCACAATGGGAATTAGCAGGTGACGTAGCCATTGATGTGAATGGTGATGCTATTGTTACGGGCTACACCAATACCGGATTTGGTACCGATTGGTTTCCGGTTCAAATGGTTACCATGAAATTTAATGGTGATGATGGATCATTGATCTGGCGTAAAACTTACAGCACAGGTGTCGCTTATCGCGGAAGAAAAATATTAACTGATGCATCAGGTAATATTTATGTTGGTGGTGATGTAAATGCGTGGATGTTATATCATGGTGAAGTAGGGACTATGATGGTGAAAAAATATGATACTGATGGTAATGATATATGGACAGTAATTGAAGATGCTGCAGGAAATGATTTTGGTGGCACTTTATTAAAAATGCAATTCGCACCTGATGGCAATATCGTTATTGGAGCATATGGCACCAGCTTAGCAAAAATCACCACAGCCGGTACTGTTTTATGGCATACCAGTGGTATAGTGAATGGGTTAGTTAGTTTTGATATTGATCCTTCAGGAAATATTTTTACAGCTTCACATGCTACGTTTGGAACTCCACCTTTTATTTCATCAAATTTTGTGGTTACAAAATTTAATTCATCCGGAACACTGTTATGGACCAATAATTACGACTTCGGACATGAAGAATTTTCACGCCAAATTGTGTGCGATAATAGTGGCGGAGCATATATAACAGGTTATGGGGACCTTTATTTCGACTGGTATACATTTAGAATAGATGCAACAGGTAATATGTTATGGTCACAAGTTTATGATGAACATACCGGCAATGATGAAATACCAAAAATGATGGTAAAAGATAATTCCGGAAATATTTACATCACAGGCCAAGGCGGCCCGTGGCCGGGATATTTTTGGTTAAGTTTAGTGCAAATGGTTACCATTAAATACACTCCCGACGGAGTAGAAGAATGGATTGCATTACATACTGATTACTCAAATACAGGATCCGCAATTTGTCTTGCCTCAGATAATTCAATTTATGCATTAGGACAACAATATGCAGTATTAATTCATTATAATCAGGTAATAGCCACACCTTGTTCAACACCAACCGGATTATTTACCAATAACATTACAAGCAGTCAGGCGCGCTTTAACTGGACACTGGTTCCTGAAGCAGTGCAATATGAAATATGGTATAAAAAAGTTACGGCTGCAACATGGAAAATTAAATTTGTAGTAGGCACTAAAAATAAACTGAATGTAAAATCATTACAGGCAGATAAAAATTATGTTTGGAAAATAAGAAGTATTTGTGCTGATGGATTGGTTTCAGAATTTTCAGCAGAGCAACCTTTCACTACTTTACCTTTGCGTGAAGGCGAAATTGCTGATGCAAGCACAATTCATGTTTATCCAAACCCGGCAAACGATATTGTATATATTCATGCAGATGATGCAGCAATTAAATCAGCAACAATTTTCGATATGTCAGGCCAAATGGTAATAACATCAAATAATAATTTATCCAATGGTATTGATGTTTCAAATTTACCATCCGGTATGTATTTAATCCGAATTGAAACTGAAACAAGTGTTGTGAATGAACAATTAATAATTAATAAATAA
- the hppD gene encoding 4-hydroxyphenylpyruvate dioxygenase → MNTLELTTNQTTTDFLPLQGTDHIEFYVGNAKQSAYYYQSAWGYELVAYAGLETGVKDRASYVLQQDKIRIVLTTSFDPESEISEHVRKHGDGVKVLALWVDDATKSYEETVKRGAKGVIEPTTMKDEFGEVVISAIQTYGETIHKFVERKNYNGVFMPGFAAKQSPFTVKPVGLKYVDHCVGNVELGKMNEWVKFYEDVMGFKLLITFDDSDISTEYSALMSKVVSNGNGFVKFPINEPAAGKKKSQIEEYIDFYKGAGVQHIAIATDNIIETVSELRARGVEFLRVPDTYYEDVLDRVGHIDEDFNELKKLNILIDRDDEGYLLQLFTKPVEDRPTVFYEIIQRHGARSFGKGNFKALFEAIEREQELRGTL, encoded by the coding sequence ATGAATACATTAGAATTAACAACAAATCAAACAACCACAGACTTCCTCCCACTCCAAGGTACAGACCACATTGAATTTTATGTGGGGAATGCAAAGCAATCAGCTTATTATTATCAATCGGCCTGGGGTTATGAGTTGGTGGCTTATGCCGGATTGGAAACCGGTGTTAAGGACAGAGCTTCGTATGTGTTGCAGCAGGATAAAATCAGAATTGTGTTAACCACATCATTTGACCCGGAAAGTGAAATTTCGGAGCATGTTCGTAAACATGGCGATGGTGTTAAAGTGTTGGCTTTGTGGGTGGATGATGCAACAAAAAGTTACGAAGAAACTGTTAAACGCGGAGCAAAAGGTGTAATTGAACCAACCACCATGAAAGATGAATTTGGTGAAGTGGTGATTTCTGCAATTCAAACTTATGGTGAAACCATTCATAAATTTGTTGAACGCAAAAATTATAATGGTGTTTTTATGCCGGGTTTTGCTGCTAAACAATCTCCTTTTACCGTGAAACCGGTAGGACTAAAATATGTTGACCATTGTGTGGGCAATGTTGAGTTAGGAAAAATGAACGAATGGGTGAAATTTTATGAAGATGTAATGGGCTTCAAATTATTAATCACTTTCGACGACAGTGATATCTCAACTGAATATTCTGCCTTAATGAGTAAGGTTGTAAGCAACGGAAATGGATTCGTTAAATTCCCAATCAACGAACCGGCTGCGGGAAAGAAAAAATCACAAATTGAAGAATACATCGATTTTTATAAAGGTGCGGGTGTTCAGCATATTGCTATTGCAACCGATAATATTATCGAAACCGTTAGCGAATTACGCGCACGCGGTGTTGAATTTTTACGAGTGCCCGATACTTATTACGAAGATGTTTTAGATCGTGTTGGCCATATTGATGAAGATTTTAATGAACTCAAAAAACTGAACATTTTAATCGACCGCGACGATGAAGGGTATTTATTACAATTGTTCACCAAACCTGTGGAAGACCGTCCAACCGTGTTTTATGAAATTATTCAACGCCACGGTGCAAGAAGTTTCGGCAAAGGCAATTTCAAAGCACTTTTTGAAGCCATTGAAAGAGAACAGGAATTGAGAGGAACACTTTAA
- a CDS encoding four helix bundle protein: MSNEEKNLIVDLTFEFSLLIIDYTEELEKLKKNRMAWQLFDAGTSVGANVNESQNAESRADFIHKMKIAAKEGSESHYWLRLCKHSKNYPACDDLLERIVIINKILTKIISSSKK; the protein is encoded by the coding sequence ATGAGTAACGAGGAAAAAAATTTAATCGTTGATTTAACTTTTGAATTTTCATTATTAATTATTGATTACACGGAGGAACTTGAAAAATTAAAAAAAAACAGAATGGCATGGCAGCTATTTGATGCCGGCACTTCTGTCGGAGCAAATGTTAACGAATCGCAAAATGCTGAAAGCAGGGCAGATTTTATTCACAAAATGAAAATTGCCGCAAAGGAAGGTAGTGAGTCACATTATTGGCTACGATTGTGCAAACATTCTAAAAACTATCCTGCATGCGACGATTTACTGGAAAGAATTGTTATAATAAATAAAATATTAACTAAAATTATTTCATCATCAAAAAAATAA